The Roseovarius indicus genome has a segment encoding these proteins:
- a CDS encoding RluA family pseudouridine synthase, producing the protein MDEYAPPTDPIKVLHEDHEIVVVDKPSGLLSVPGKGEHLADCLLSRVQEAYPMALLVHRLDRDTSGVMIFALSPHAQRHLGLQFEKRQTKKTYVARVWGRLEPRKGTVDLPLIVDWPNRPKQMVCHETGKPAVTDWRVQRYGEDETRVRLMPKTGRSHQLRVHMLALGHPILGDPFYAEGAAREFPRLMLHSEELRLRHPDGGAGMTFRAKAPF; encoded by the coding sequence ATGGATGAATACGCCCCGCCCACCGACCCGATCAAGGTGCTGCACGAGGATCACGAGATCGTCGTGGTCGACAAGCCGTCGGGGCTTTTGTCGGTGCCGGGGAAGGGCGAGCACCTGGCGGATTGCCTGCTGTCACGGGTGCAGGAGGCCTATCCGATGGCGCTTCTGGTGCACCGGCTGGACCGGGATACATCGGGCGTCATGATCTTCGCATTGAGCCCCCACGCGCAGCGGCACCTGGGTCTTCAGTTCGAGAAGCGACAGACGAAAAAGACATACGTGGCAAGGGTTTGGGGGCGGTTGGAGCCGCGGAAGGGCACGGTCGACCTGCCGCTGATCGTGGACTGGCCGAACCGGCCGAAACAGATGGTCTGCCACGAGACGGGCAAGCCCGCGGTGACAGATTGGCGGGTGCAGCGGTACGGGGAAGACGAAACGCGGGTGAGGCTTATGCCGAAGACGGGGCGGAGCCATCAGCTGCGGGTGCATATGCTGGCTTTGGGCCATCCGATCCTGGGCGACCCGTTCTATGCGGAGGGGGCGGCGCGGGAATTTCCCCGGCTGATGCTGCATTCGGAAGAGTTGCGGCTGAGGCATCCGGACGGGGGTGCGGGAATGACGTTTCGGGCGAAGGCGCCGTTCTAG
- a CDS encoding c-type cytochrome, with product MKKTVLATAFLAGLTATQALAEDPLGRAEYMTACAGCHGESGKGDGPLAGLLNIQTPSLTTITGTKGDGEFPMEWVIWMIDGRNIIRAHGAEMPVWGDRYLASAEVSEAESETPESEELVVRGRILSLAYYLESIQE from the coding sequence ATGAAAAAGACAGTCTTAGCCACCGCATTCCTAGCCGGACTGACCGCCACGCAGGCCCTCGCCGAAGATCCGCTGGGCCGCGCGGAATACATGACCGCCTGCGCCGGTTGCCACGGCGAATCCGGCAAGGGCGACGGCCCGCTGGCCGGGTTGCTCAATATCCAAACCCCCAGCCTCACCACCATCACCGGCACCAAGGGCGACGGAGAATTTCCAATGGAATGGGTGATTTGGATGATCGACGGCCGCAACATCATCCGCGCCCACGGCGCCGAAATGCCGGTCTGGGGCGACCGCTACCTCGCCAGCGCCGAAGTCTCCGAAGCCGAAAGCGAAACGCCGGAATCCGAGGAACTGGTGGTCCGCGGCCGCATCCTGTCGCTGGCCTACTACCTTGAATCCATTCAGGAATAA
- a CDS encoding serine/threonine protein kinase — protein sequence MSPAPDISQARFRPETVHKRDVFSETVSGTLDGVEDFPVVLRKLDGVPLWAKPLAWALARREIRGLRAVQGIEGCPVLVRVDRTGLLRSWTKGTPLHLAKPTDAAWYKDAKRLLREMRRAGVTHNDIAKPQNWLMTPEGRAAVIDFQLASVHRHRGRLFRTMAREDLRHLLKQKRAYAPDLLTPSEKAMLARKALPSRIWMATGKKLYNFITRRLMNWSDGEGTEDRIERDGPALRAALLSNDRVHDVALCTFALPAKGVGLYAFVETDLPEPDLRALAPEPKPDHIQPVAALPRHPDGTPRMDALSLVATNRLDELEEMQKADPALAATLKPIVTARLNLTDRSR from the coding sequence ATGAGCCCCGCCCCCGACATATCGCAGGCCCGCTTCCGGCCCGAGACCGTGCACAAGCGCGATGTCTTCTCGGAAACCGTCTCGGGCACCCTCGACGGGGTCGAGGATTTCCCCGTCGTCCTGCGCAAGCTTGATGGCGTACCGCTCTGGGCCAAGCCGCTCGCCTGGGCCCTCGCCCGCCGTGAAATTCGCGGGCTCAGGGCAGTACAGGGCATCGAAGGCTGCCCCGTCCTCGTCCGTGTCGACCGCACCGGGCTCCTGCGCAGCTGGACCAAGGGCACCCCCCTCCACCTCGCCAAGCCAACCGACGCCGCATGGTACAAGGACGCCAAGCGCCTCCTCCGTGAAATGCGTCGCGCCGGGGTCACCCATAACGACATCGCCAAGCCCCAGAACTGGCTGATGACGCCCGAGGGCCGCGCCGCCGTCATCGACTTCCAGCTCGCGTCCGTCCACCGCCACCGCGGCCGCCTCTTCCGCACCATGGCCCGCGAAGACCTCCGCCACCTGCTGAAACAGAAGCGCGCCTACGCGCCCGACCTGCTGACGCCCTCCGAGAAAGCCATGCTGGCCCGCAAGGCGCTCCCCTCCCGCATCTGGATGGCCACCGGCAAGAAGCTCTACAACTTCATCACCCGCCGCCTGATGAACTGGTCCGACGGCGAAGGCACCGAGGACCGCATCGAGCGCGACGGCCCCGCCCTCCGCGCGGCCCTCCTCTCGAACGACAGGGTGCATGACGTGGCCCTCTGCACCTTCGCGCTGCCGGCCAAGGGCGTCGGCCTCTACGCCTTCGTCGAAACCGACCTGCCGGAACCCGACCTCCGCGCCCTCGCCCCCGAGCCGAAGCCCGACCACATCCAGCCCGTCGCCGCCCTGCCGCGCCATCCCGACGGCACCCCGCGCATGGATGCGCTCAGCCTCGTCGCCACCAACCGGCTCGACGAACTCGAAGAGATGCAAAAAGCCGACCCCGCCCTCGCGGCGACCCTGAAACCGATCGTGACCGCCCGCCTGAACCTGACGGATCGCTCACGCTGA